One segment of Odontesthes bonariensis isolate fOdoBon6 chromosome 1, fOdoBon6.hap1, whole genome shotgun sequence DNA contains the following:
- the eif3m gene encoding eukaryotic translation initiation factor 3 subunit M translates to MSVPAFIDITEEDQASELRAYMKSKGADISEENAEGGLHVDLAQIIEACDVCLKDDDKDVESVMNSIVSLLLILETEKQEALIESLCEKLVKSREGERPSLRMQLLSNLFHGMDENTPVRYTVFCSLIKVAATCNAIVFIPTELDQVRKWIVDWNLNTEKKHTLLRLVYEALVDCKKSEAAAKVMVELLGSYTEDNASQARVDAHRCIVRALKDPNTFLFDHLLTLKPVRFLEGELIHDLLTIFVSAKLAAYVKFYQNNKDFIDSLGLSHEQNMAKMRLLTFMGMAAEFKEIPFDTMQQELQIGADDVEAFVIDAVRTKMVYCKIDQTQRKVVVSHSTHRTFGKQQWQQLHDRLSSWKGNLAAVKTSLQALSPSA, encoded by the exons ATGAGCGTTCCGGCATTCATCGATATAACAGAAGAAGACCAG gcttcagaGCTGAGAGCCTACATGAAGTCCAAAGGAGCTGACATCTCAGAGGAGAATGCAGAAGGTGGACTTCATGTTGATCTGGCTCAGATTATCGAGGCATGTGACGTGTGCCTCAAAGATGACGATAAAG ATGTCGAGAGTGTCATGAACAGCATTGTGTCGTTGCTGTTGATCCTGGAGACAGAAAAGCAGGAGGCTCTTATTGAAAGTTTATGTGAGAAACTGGTGAAGTCTCGTGAAGGAGAGAGACCCTCCCTCAGAATGCAGCT GCTGAGTAACCTGTTCCATGGCATGGATGAGAACACTCCAGTGAGATACACTGTCTTCTGTAGCCTCATCAAGGTGGCTGCCACCTGTAATGCTATTGTCTTTATCCCCACTGAACTTGATCAG GTGCGCAAATGGATTGTTGACTGGAACCTGAACACAGAGAAGAAGCACACACTTTTGAGGCTGGTGTATGAAGCTTTGGTGGACTGCAAGAAAAG TGAGGCTGCAGCAAAAGTGATGGTTGAGCTGCTGGGGAGTTACACAGAAGACAATGCTTCTCAAGCACGTGTTGATGCCCACAG ATGTATCGTCCGTGCTCTCAAAGACCCCAACACCTTCCTATTTGACCACCTGCTCACCCTGAAACCTGTTCGCTTCCTGGAGGGAGAACTCATCCATGAT CTATTAACCATCTTTGTGAGCGCAAAACTAGCCGCGTACGTCAAATTTTACCAAAATAACAAAGACTTTATTGACTCTCTTG GTCTCTCTCACGAGCAAAATATGGCCAAGATGCGCCTGCTGACGTTCATGGGCATGGCGGCAGAATTCAAGGAGATCCCCTTCGACACCATGCAGCAGGAACTGCAGATCGGAGCTGATGACGTCGAGGCTTTCGTCATCGATG CTGTACGGACCAAAATGGTGTACTGCAAAATCGACCAGACGCAGCGCAAAGTCGTTGTGAG CCACAGCACACACCGCACCTTTGGCAagcagcagtggcagcagctGCACGACAGGCTCAGCTCCTGGAAGGGAAACCTAGCAGCCGTCAAGACCAGTCTTCAAGCCCTGTCACCATCTGCATAA